From Amphiprion ocellaris isolate individual 3 ecotype Okinawa chromosome 10, ASM2253959v1, whole genome shotgun sequence, one genomic window encodes:
- the kncn gene encoding kinocilin — MNPVSVGEYHGLRVGSALLSIVAGCIIIGVSRECDADAVGGIFLGAGGLGLLISIYPFIKAWLNINHILPSFGNFRVHPTANPAPDQPAETLRREGTQSQMNLERSKSRMGTFVEGGPVTEINPEEGTSSDMPDVLSRRKLKQSPAEADLP, encoded by the exons ATGAACCCTGTCAGCGTCGGGGAGTACCATGGGCTGCGGGTGGGCTCGGCCCTGCTCAGCATTGTGGCGGGCTGCATCATCATCGGGGTGTCCAGGGAGTGTGATGCTGATGCTGTAGGAGGCATCTTCCTGGGAGCGGGAGGCCtcg GCCTGCTCATATCAATCTACCCCTTCATCAAAGCCTGGCTGAACATCAACCACATTCTTCCATCCTTTG GAAACTTTAGAGTGCACCCGACGGCCAATCCTGCTCCGGATCAACCAGCCGAGACACTAAGACGAGAAG GAACTCAGAGTCAAATGAATCTGGAACGTTCTAAGAGTCGTATGGGGACCTTTGTGGAGGGCGGACCAGTGACGGAGATCAACCCAGAAGAGGG GACTTCTTCGGACATGCCAGATGTGTTATCGAGACGGAAACTAAAGCAGTCGCCTGCTGAAGCAGACCTGCCATGA
- the tmem275a gene encoding transmembrane protein 275 — MVITDRNNGTPVPIKEPQKKKRKSRPHGLPSPALCCACGLCIMLAGLNITLVGAFAFSTVLPSANPPIIIGPILLLVAFTFFGACCVCSRLPPPHSSRRSQVGGRGTGLMGHGGLVGGAAFEIETSEHTLQDTTAVQLSPTSSPGSSRASSPEKEAPDAALPGPCKLFTMETNGPSCVSATAVYSASAAAGGEVRLNLPREEVVA, encoded by the coding sequence ATGGTCATCACTGATAGAAACAACGGCACCCCTGTGCCTATAAAGGAGccccagaagaagaagaggaagtcGCGCCCTCATGGCCTGCCCTCTCCGGCACTCTGCTGTGCCTGCGGCCTGTGCATCATGCTGGCTGGACTCAACATCACCCTGGTGGGAGCATTCGCCTTCAGCACAGTGTTGCCTTCTGCCAACCCCCCCATCATCATCGGACCCATCCTGCTGCTGGTGGCCTTCACCTTCTTCGGGGCCTGTTGCGTGTGCAGCCGCCTGCCTCCTCCCCACAGCTCCCGGAGGTCTCAGGTGGGTGGCAGGGGCACTGGGTTGATGGGACATGGCGGCCTTGTTGGAGGGGCAGCGTTTGAAATCGAGACCAGCGAGCACACGTTGCAGGACACTACAGCCGTGCAGCTGAGCCCCACATCCTCTCCTGGGTCATCTCGGGCCTCCAGCCCAGAAAAGGAGGCTCCTGACGCAGCCCTGCCAGGACCTTGCAAGCTCTTCACCATGGAGACCAACGGCCCTTCTTGTGTTTCCGCCACCGCAGTCTATTCAgcctctgcagcagcaggaggagaggtGAGGCTCAACCTGCCACGTGAAGAAGTGGTCGCCTAG